The genomic window TATATAAAGCTTCATAAGCTACATGTAAATGCCCATTATGAATTGGATCGAAAGTCCCTCCAAATATTCCCTTTTTCATTTAAAATCATCCCTCTTCTAATAATCTGTAATATTTCTACCATAGAAAAGTATACCATAAAAAAATAAAAATTAAAGTAAAGCAGTTTTTTTCTCTCTAAAGAAGATTATTGTCTTCAAATGAATTTTTCATTTCATCTAAAGACAATAATTCCTTATAAAAACATCTTTAAATTTACTCCTTTATAAAGCTTAAATTTTCTCCTGATGTTGTAATATCAACATTAACATCTACTATTAATTCTGTTTCCTTAATAACATTTTCTATATTTTCCTTAGGGTATCTCATTTGAAACTGTTCACTTATATCAAAAATATCCAAACCTATTTCTTTATATTTATTAAAAATAGTCTCACAAGCTCTTCTAATATTATCTTCCGTAGTTGATTTCAATTCCATTAAATTTTTATCATTTACTGACATCTTATCTTGTATTTCAGCAAGGGAAGTATTAACGTTAATTTTTTTAATAAGTTTTATTTTTCCTTCATCATATTTTAAATCAGTAATTGTTTTACTGCTTAATATCTCTAAAGTTACAAATTTACTTTTCACTTCTGGGTTTTTAGGTTCTAATGTTCCTAATTTTACATTATCTAACAAGAAATTAAATCCTTGAGCTTCCTCTTTTTTTATTACATTTACAAGTTTATCTTCCTTAATAACAGCTCCACCTTCAATTTTTATCTTACTTCCCAAACCATCTGAGTTTAATTGTATAATAGGAATTACGTTTGTTTTATCACCAATTAATCTTTGATTTAAATAATTATTAAAAGACATTCTTATAGATCTAGAAGATACTCTTATATTTTCTATAAGTTGCATAATATAAACACCTATATATTTTTCTTCTTCTAGTTTAGCCTGAAGAAGTTTTTCCGGATCCCCATCATAAATACATATACTTGGCCTTATAATTAGTTCTTGATCTCGCTCAAAAAAATCTATAAAATTATCTAATCCATATTCAGCAGCTCTCTTAGTAAAAACTAACACTTTATTTTGAGTATAATTAAGCTTATAGCTAGCCATTAAGCTCATATCTCTTGCTCCTTCAAAAAGAGTCTTTCCCTCTCCCTTGAAGACAAGCCTAGTATCACTCCCAGGTCCTTTATTTCCTGCATTAGCCTTAAAAGCTTCGTCATATACTATAGGGTTATTCTCTTCATCTATATCCATTATTACAGTGGTAACAAATAATACTTTGTTTATATCTCTATAATTATAGCATCCACTAAAAGAAATACTAATTATTATAGTAAATACTATACTAACTATTTTTTTCATTTTTTTCATCCTCATCAAATGTATTATTAGATATCTTACTAAGCCTTCTTCTTATTAATAAATCTCCATTTGTATTATTACTTTTAGTCCCTACAGGAT from Clostridium sp. MB40-C1 includes these protein-coding regions:
- a CDS encoding Ger(x)C family spore germination protein — its product is MKKIVSIVFTIIISISFSGCYNYRDINKVLFVTTVIMDIDEENNPIVYDEAFKANAGNKGPGSDTRLVFKGEGKTLFEGARDMSLMASYKLNYTQNKVLVFTKRAAEYGLDNFIDFFERDQELIIRPSICIYDGDPEKLLQAKLEEEKYIGVYIMQLIENIRVSSRSIRMSFNNYLNQRLIGDKTNVIPIIQLNSDGLGSKIKIEGGAVIKEDKLVNVIKKEEAQGFNFLLDNVKLGTLEPKNPEVKSKFVTLEILSSKTITDLKYDEGKIKLIKKINVNTSLAEIQDKMSVNDKNLMELKSTTEDNIRRACETIFNKYKEIGLDIFDISEQFQMRYPKENIENVIKETELIVDVNVDITTSGENLSFIKE